ATGGCCTGTCTGAGCGGGGCTTTTGGGACGAAGGTGAAATGCCATTTGGTGCCATCAACGACTGCGGCGATACCGATACCCTCTGCCGGCTGCTGGTGCGTGAAGTCCGCCGCCTGACCGGCTTTGACCGGGTGATGGCGTATCGTTTCGACACCGACTGGCACGGCGAGGTGATCGCCGAAGCCCGGAACGAGCGCTACCACGAAACCTACCTTCATCACCATTTTCCAGCTACCGACATTCCTGCACAGGCCAGGAAGCTGTTCGCCATCAATCGGTTACGGATTATCCCGGATGCCTCCTACACGCCGGTGCCGGTGATGCCGGCTTCCAATCCGGTGACCGGAAAACCGTTGGACATGACGCACTCCATGCTGCGGAATTCGTCCCCCATCCACCTCGAGTATCTGGAAAATATGGGCGTGGGCGCCTCGCTGACAATCTCGCTGATGGAGAACGAGCGCCTGTGGGGGATGGTCACCTGTCATCATGTGTCGGCTCGCCACGTCCCACATTCTATTCGGTTGCGGTGCAAGGTTCTTGGCGAGTTGGCCTCGCATACGATCGCCGCATTGGAGCATCGCAGCTTCGTGCACGATGAGAATCTTCGCAAACTGGACGAAGCCCGTGTAAGGGAGCATTTATTGGAGGCGAACAGTGTCGAGCAGGGGGTTGCAAGAGCCCAGTCGGATCTTCTCGCATTCCTGCAGGCGAGTACCGTCGTCGTTCGTCTGCGCGGGGAAGCGACGCTGGTAGGACAGCCGTTGCCTGATGCGGAGCTCCATGAGCTTTTCAAACGAATGGAGCTAGAGGCAGGACCGGGTTTGGTCTCCCAGACGCGTGAGTTAGGCGCATTGGATGTCCGGTTCGAGCACCTGGCTGACCAGGCAAGTGGCGTTATGCTGGTGCGATTGAGCGACTACGGTGATGCCTTGCTGGTCCTGCGGCGGGAAAAGGTCGAGTCACGGATCTGGGCGGGCAATCCCAATAAACCGCAGATGAAAGACCCCGACGCGCGCATCCACCCACGTAAATCGTTCGAAAACTGGCTCGAAACCGTGCGCGGGCAATCTGCGCGGTGGACCCGGCTGGATGTGAACATGGCGCTGGACTTGAGGCGCTTGATTCTCGAGCGTGAAGAACAGATCAAGCGAGCCCATGCCGAAGAGGCCCTGCGTGAGAGTGAGCTACGGTATCGTGCCACCTTCGAACAGGCCGCCGTCGGGGTCGCCCACGTTGCGATGGACGGCAAGTGGATAATGGTCAACCAGAAAATCTGCGACACCCTGGGCTACAGTCGGGACGAGCTCTATACGCGAACGTTCCAGCAGATTACCCATCCTGATGACCTCGCCGCCGACCTTGAGCAACTGGAGCGGCTCGAGAAAGGCGAAATCGAAACCTACAGCATGGAGAAGCGTTACATCCGTAAGGATGGCAACGCCATCTGGGCCAATCTGACGGTTTCCCTCATTCGTGATAGGAACCAGCGGGCGCGCTACCTCATTGCCATTGTCGAAGATATTGCGACGCGCAAGACCGCGGAGGAGCGAAACCGTTATCTTGCGAACCACGACACGCTCACCGGTCTGCCGAACCGGGCCTATTTCAGCGATCGAATCCATGAGGCCATCGCCCACGCCAAGCGCGATCAGGGCCAATTCGCATTGATGTTGCTCGATCTCGATCGTTTCAAACAGGTCAACGACACCCTGGGCCACGATATCGGCGATCTCCTCCTTAAAGAGGTCGCGGCGCGCCTGCAGTCCAGTATCCGTGAAACGGACGTGGTGGCGCGCCTGGGCGGTGACGAGTTTGCCATTATCCAGAGCCACCTGGCTTCCAATCTCTCGCCCGGGCGACTGGCGGAGAAAATCGTCACCGAACTCGCCCGGCCATACCTGCTGGATGGTACGGAAATCCACAGCGGCACCAGCATCGGTATCACCATCTATCCTGATGATGCGGAGGACCCGGTCCGGTTGTTCAAGAATGCGGACCTCGCTCTTTACCGTGCCAAAGACAGTGGCCGTCGGACCTATGGCTTCTTCACCGAGGATCTCTACAGTGAAGTCCGCGACCGCAAGACGTTGGAAGAGGGGTTGCGTAAGGCGCTGCAGACGCGCGCGTTGAAACTGGGCTACCAACCGGTTTTTGACCTGAAGACCAACCGCACCATCGGTGCCGAAGCGCTGCTACGCTGGGAGAACCCGGAAATGCAGCTGGTGCCGGCGTCCAGGTTTATGGAGCTGGCGGAAGAAACGGGTCTCATCCTCCCGCTTGGCGAATGGGCCATGGAAGCGGGGTTCAGGCAGGCTGGGGATTGGCGGGCCAAGGGGCTGAAGGATTTCGTCCTCGGCGTCAATCTGTCGTTCAAGCAGCTCCGGCAGCCGGGGTTTGTGGAGCACGCCAAAAAGCTTTTGGAACGCTTTGACGTCGACCCGGCGTCAGTCGAAATCGACGTGACCGAAGGCGACATGATCCAGCACCAGGATGAAGTCCTGTCGGTGCTCCATGACTTGAGGGAGCTGGGGTTGCGTATCTGTGCCGACGACTTCGGGGCGGGGCTCTCCAGCCTGGGGCAGTTGGCGCGGTTGCCGGTGAATGCGATCAAGATCGATAAGAGTATCATCCAGCGTCTCCCGAATAGCCGGCACGATTCGGCGATTGCGACGGCCATCATCAATCTTGCCACTGAGCTGGATTTGCAAGTCGTGGCCGAAGGGGTGGAAACCCTGGAGCAGATGGCCTTCCTCGAATCGCGAGGCTGTCATGGCGGGCAGGGCTTTGTCTTCAGCGAGGCGATTTCTGCGGATGATATGGAGCGCTTGTTGATTGAGCAGTTGAACGAGGCGTAGGGCCTCGACAGGTTGGGGTAGGACCAAGAAAGGCTGCCATTGGCAGCCTTTCTTGCGAATTTAAGGCCTGACAGTTACATCTGGTCGGTGTCTTCCTCAACCTCATCGCCCAGGTTCTCGACCGCTTCCTTGGTGTTCTGCCAGGCACGCGAAGTAGCTTCCTTGGTATTTTCCCAAGCGCTTGCGGCTCCTTCCTGGGTATTTTGCCAGGCCTGATTCAATGATTGCTGGGTCTGGTTCCACCAGCTTTCGCTGTACTCGTCGAAGTTCTTGATCTGGTCGCGGGGTGCATCGATATGCACTTCATAGACAATGTCTTCCCATCCTTGATTGCCTTCGCGGGTATTCACCGTAAAGTCGCCGCGTTCGACGACGAATTCACGATCCCCCATGTCCAGCAAGCCACCGGCTTCAACGACCAGCGAGTGTACTTCCATGCCGTTGCCCATCAGGATGTCTTCGACCTCGCCGATTTCCTCGCCGGATTGGTCATAGACGTTTGCATCCATCAGGTCGTCCGCGGAGTAGAGCCCTTCTGCTGCGGTAGCTGACATGCTCAGGGCGATACCGCTCGCCAACAGTGACATTTTGAAGGTCTTAGAAAGTTGCGCTTGCATACTTATCTCCTTCCTTTCCCTGTCTTTTGTGTTCTCGAGTGACTTTGTTGCTTCCTTTTGGAGGGCGCATTTGCCAACTCCTGAGTTCAAGCTAACAGAAGAGCTGACGGCGGCGTGATTTCGATTCCGTAATCGATAACGTCAGGTTTCATGCCGTTTTATGACACATATGATGTTGACAGCGACACGTATTGGTGAAGGTTGATTTTGCAGAATTTTGCGACGTGGTTCGCATTTTTTCGGCTAACCTGTACTTCCTCCCTGTCCACACTGGATGTGTTACCTCCTTATCTGCCGAGCACGCTCGTTCACGGAGAATCTATGCAAGCCCTAAAGGATCTGGCGATTGGGACGAAAATTCTCGCCCTGGCTGCGGTGCTGTTAGTGTTATTGGGTGCCGTGGCTGCATTCGCCATCGTCAAGGTTGCCAAGGTCGGCAACGAATTCCATGCCATTGCCACTGAAGATATGCCGCTGGTTGAGCTGGTGTCGGACGTCACCGTCAAACAGCTGGAAAAAGCGATCCTGCTGGAGAAGCTGTTCAGGGTCGGTGGCGTCGATACGAGGGAAGGCGTCAGTATCCAGGCTATCAGGCGTGACATCGTT
The window above is part of the Marinobacter nanhaiticus D15-8W genome. Proteins encoded here:
- a CDS encoding bifunctional diguanylate cyclase/phosphodiesterase, coding for MEMSVSQPVDLTNCDREPIHIPAAIQPFGALVVVRIEDFRVVQASANVEELLGRPVDAVLESHLLELIGSDNFDKLQQELHSNELHSLRPTTVRLNSHGGDCNVFYVRQDPLLIAEFEVREEDGLSERGFWDEGEMPFGAINDCGDTDTLCRLLVREVRRLTGFDRVMAYRFDTDWHGEVIAEARNERYHETYLHHHFPATDIPAQARKLFAINRLRIIPDASYTPVPVMPASNPVTGKPLDMTHSMLRNSSPIHLEYLENMGVGASLTISLMENERLWGMVTCHHVSARHVPHSIRLRCKVLGELASHTIAALEHRSFVHDENLRKLDEARVREHLLEANSVEQGVARAQSDLLAFLQASTVVVRLRGEATLVGQPLPDAELHELFKRMELEAGPGLVSQTRELGALDVRFEHLADQASGVMLVRLSDYGDALLVLRREKVESRIWAGNPNKPQMKDPDARIHPRKSFENWLETVRGQSARWTRLDVNMALDLRRLILEREEQIKRAHAEEALRESELRYRATFEQAAVGVAHVAMDGKWIMVNQKICDTLGYSRDELYTRTFQQITHPDDLAADLEQLERLEKGEIETYSMEKRYIRKDGNAIWANLTVSLIRDRNQRARYLIAIVEDIATRKTAEERNRYLANHDTLTGLPNRAYFSDRIHEAIAHAKRDQGQFALMLLDLDRFKQVNDTLGHDIGDLLLKEVAARLQSSIRETDVVARLGGDEFAIIQSHLASNLSPGRLAEKIVTELARPYLLDGTEIHSGTSIGITIYPDDAEDPVRLFKNADLALYRAKDSGRRTYGFFTEDLYSEVRDRKTLEEGLRKALQTRALKLGYQPVFDLKTNRTIGAEALLRWENPEMQLVPASRFMELAEETGLILPLGEWAMEAGFRQAGDWRAKGLKDFVLGVNLSFKQLRQPGFVEHAKKLLERFDVDPASVEIDVTEGDMIQHQDEVLSVLHDLRELGLRICADDFGAGLSSLGQLARLPVNAIKIDKSIIQRLPNSRHDSAIATAIINLATELDLQVVAEGVETLEQMAFLESRGCHGGQGFVFSEAISADDMERLLIEQLNEA
- a CDS encoding PRC-barrel domain-containing protein, with protein sequence MQAQLSKTFKMSLLASGIALSMSATAAEGLYSADDLMDANVYDQSGEEIGEVEDILMGNGMEVHSLVVEAGGLLDMGDREFVVERGDFTVNTREGNQGWEDIVYEVHIDAPRDQIKNFDEYSESWWNQTQQSLNQAWQNTQEGAASAWENTKEATSRAWQNTKEAVENLGDEVEEDTDQM